The Fortiea contorta PCC 7126 genome has a segment encoding these proteins:
- the accC gene encoding acetyl-CoA carboxylase biotin carboxylase subunit has protein sequence MKFDKILIANRGEIALRILRACEEMGIATIAVHSTVDRNALHVQLADEAVCIGESASSKSYLNIPNIIAAALTRNASAIHPGYGFLAENARFVEICADHHIAFIGPTSEAIRLMGDKATAKETMQRAGVPTVPGSDGLVESEEEGLVLAKDIGYPVMIKATAGGGGRGMRLVRSEDEFVKLYLAAQGEAGAAFGNSGVYIEKFIERPRHIEFQILADNYGNVIHLGERDCSIQRRNQKLLEEAPSPALDSDLREKMGQAAVKAAQFINYTGAGTIEFLLDKSGKFYFMEMNTRIQVEHPVTEMITGIDLVAEQIRIAQGERLKLTQDQVVLRGHAIECRINAEDPDHDFRPSPGKISGYLPPGGPGVRIDSHVYTDYQIPPYYDSLIGKLIVWGPDRPTAINRMKRALRECAITGLPTTIGFHQRIMETPQFIQGNVYTSFVQDINS, from the coding sequence CGAGCTTGTGAAGAAATGGGAATTGCGACAATCGCTGTTCACTCCACTGTTGACCGTAATGCTCTACACGTCCAGCTAGCCGATGAAGCGGTTTGCATTGGAGAATCTGCGAGTAGTAAAAGTTATTTGAATATTCCCAATATCATCGCTGCTGCCTTGACACGCAATGCTAGTGCCATCCATCCTGGTTACGGCTTCTTAGCGGAAAATGCTCGATTTGTAGAAATCTGTGCCGACCATCACATCGCTTTTATTGGCCCTACTTCCGAAGCTATCCGCTTGATGGGGGATAAAGCCACAGCTAAAGAAACTATGCAGAGGGCTGGTGTACCGACGGTACCAGGTAGCGATGGGTTGGTAGAATCTGAGGAGGAAGGATTAGTACTCGCCAAGGATATTGGTTATCCAGTGATGATAAAAGCTACCGCAGGTGGTGGGGGTAGGGGTATGCGCTTGGTGCGCTCTGAAGACGAATTTGTCAAACTCTATCTAGCTGCTCAAGGCGAAGCGGGTGCAGCTTTTGGTAATTCCGGCGTTTACATAGAAAAATTTATTGAGCGTCCCCGCCACATTGAATTTCAAATTCTCGCCGATAATTACGGTAATGTCATCCATTTAGGCGAACGGGATTGCTCCATCCAGCGCCGTAATCAAAAGCTGTTGGAAGAAGCCCCTAGCCCGGCTCTGGACTCAGACCTGCGGGAGAAAATGGGACAAGCTGCGGTGAAAGCTGCCCAATTTATTAACTACACTGGGGCAGGTACTATAGAATTTCTCCTGGATAAATCCGGTAAATTCTACTTTATGGAAATGAACACCCGGATTCAAGTCGAACACCCTGTGACAGAGATGATTACAGGAATAGACTTGGTTGCGGAACAAATCCGGATTGCTCAAGGCGAAAGATTAAAACTAACTCAAGACCAAGTGGTTTTACGGGGTCATGCGATCGAGTGTCGCATTAATGCTGAAGACCCTGACCATGATTTTCGTCCTTCCCCTGGCAAAATTAGCGGGTATCTTCCGCCTGGGGGCCCTGGTGTACGCATTGATTCTCACGTTTACACAGATTACCAAATTCCACCATACTACGACTCTTTAATTGGTAAGTTAATTGTCTGGGGCCCAGACCGTCCCACCGCCATCAACCGGATGAAACGAGCTTTACGGGAGTGCGCTATTACTGGGCTACCCACAACTATTGGATTCCATCAACGAATTATGGAAACTCCACAATTTATACAGGGTAATGTGTATACGAGTTTTGTGCAGGATATAAATAGCTAG
- a CDS encoding TolB family protein has translation MNKFTSGFWLQRPIHWSLFFSLASVLISCSPNNLPLGSTSLNSRYTEEQPSLSGNGRFLAFVSNRNGNQQLLVYDLETQSFIATPGLNRRETIAESPSLSYTGRYIVYLTSDQGRPVVALYDRAIQQSQILTPIYRGWVRNPAISPDGRYVVFETASRGQWDIEVLDRGPNMELDIPNGSTVAPPPGIP, from the coding sequence GTGAACAAATTTACGTCAGGATTTTGGCTCCAAAGACCGATTCATTGGAGCCTGTTTTTTAGTTTGGCAAGTGTGCTGATATCTTGTAGTCCTAATAATCTCCCTCTTGGCTCTACTTCCCTCAACAGTCGCTACACTGAGGAGCAACCAAGTTTGAGTGGTAATGGGCGTTTTTTGGCGTTCGTTTCTAATCGTAATGGTAATCAGCAGTTGCTGGTGTATGATTTGGAAACCCAAAGTTTCATCGCCACTCCTGGCTTAAACCGACGAGAGACAATAGCCGAAAGCCCTAGTCTCAGCTACACAGGGCGCTATATTGTTTATCTCACTAGTGACCAAGGTAGACCAGTAGTGGCGCTTTACGATCGCGCTATCCAACAGTCACAAATCCTCACCCCCATTTATCGCGGCTGGGTGAGAAACCCTGCTATCAGCCCCGATGGTCGCTATGTCGTGTTTGAAACCGCCAGTCGTGGTCAATGGGATATTGAAGTCCTAGACCGGGGGCCAAATATGGAGTTAGATATCCCCAATGGTTCCACTGTGGCCCCACCACCGGGAATACCATAG
- a CDS encoding succinate dehydrogenase/fumarate reductase iron-sulfur subunit: MEVLFKIVRQQQNSSPSVQTYLLQAEPSNTILDCLNRIKWEQDGTLAFRKNCRNTICGSCAMRINGRSALACKENIGSEISRSQHILSPEQELNQIPEIIVAPLGNMPVIKDLIVDMNSFWNNLEAVTPYVSTAARQVPEREFLQTPEERSRLDQTGNCIMCGACYSECNAREVNPEFVGPHALAKAYRLVADSRDQQTENRLENYHEGTQGVWGCTRCLYCDSVCPMEVAPLAQITKIKQEILARKQASDSRTIRHRKVMIDLVKSGGWIDERQFGLQVVGNYFQDLKGLLSLAPLGLRMLCRGKFPLTFESSPGTQQVRNLIESVQQSEG; the protein is encoded by the coding sequence ATGGAAGTTCTTTTTAAAATCGTTCGACAGCAACAAAATTCTTCCCCATCCGTACAAACTTACCTTTTGCAGGCAGAACCCAGCAATACAATCCTGGATTGTCTCAACCGGATTAAGTGGGAGCAAGATGGGACTTTGGCGTTTCGCAAAAATTGTCGCAATACCATTTGTGGTAGCTGTGCAATGCGAATCAATGGTAGATCAGCTTTAGCTTGTAAAGAAAATATTGGCAGCGAAATTTCCCGAAGTCAGCACATACTGTCGCCAGAACAGGAGCTAAATCAGATTCCAGAAATCATAGTTGCTCCTTTGGGTAATATGCCTGTGATTAAAGATTTAATTGTGGATATGAACAGTTTCTGGAATAATCTGGAGGCTGTTACTCCTTATGTGAGTACAGCAGCGCGACAAGTACCAGAAAGGGAATTTTTGCAAACACCCGAAGAGCGATCGCGTCTCGATCAAACTGGTAACTGTATTATGTGTGGTGCTTGCTATTCTGAATGCAATGCTCGTGAAGTTAATCCCGAATTTGTAGGGCCTCATGCTCTGGCTAAAGCTTATCGCCTGGTCGCAGATTCCCGCGATCAGCAAACTGAAAATCGCCTAGAAAATTATCACGAAGGAACTCAAGGAGTCTGGGGTTGTACTCGTTGTTTATACTGTGACTCGGTTTGTCCTATGGAAGTAGCACCACTAGCACAAATCACCAAAATTAAACAAGAAATTCTCGCCCGCAAACAAGCCAGCGATAGCCGCACAATTCGCCACCGCAAAGTCATGATAGATTTAGTCAAATCAGGCGGCTGGATCGACGAACGACAATTTGGTTTACAAGTCGTCGGTAATTATTTTCAAGACCTCAAAGGATTGCTAAGTCTTGCACCTCTGGGCTTGAGAATGCTATGTCGAGGAAAATTTCCACTCACCTTTGAATCCTCCCCAGGAACTCAACAAGTGCGAAATCTCATTGAATCTGTGCAGCAATCTGAAGGATGA
- a CDS encoding YggT family protein → MTGVNLTAWILGILLGLMIFLLIFRIILTWYPQVDLNRFPLNLITWPTEPFLVLLRKLVPPIGGVDITPIIWVGIFSLLREILLGQQGLLTMLSRVS, encoded by the coding sequence ATGACTGGTGTTAACTTGACTGCTTGGATTCTCGGAATTTTGTTGGGATTGATGATATTTCTGTTGATTTTCCGCATCATTCTCACTTGGTATCCGCAAGTGGATCTGAATCGTTTCCCTTTGAACTTAATTACTTGGCCTACTGAACCTTTTTTAGTGCTGTTGCGAAAACTCGTCCCACCCATAGGAGGAGTAGATATCACTCCCATCATCTGGGTGGGTATTTTCAGCTTGCTACGAGAGATTTTGCTTGGTCAGCAAGGATTATTGACCATGCTGTCTCGTGTAAGTTAA
- a CDS encoding Ycf66 family protein — translation MLNFGLNSASILAQVNFGTNSASILGIFLAVAGAALYFLRTVRPELSRDQDIFFAAVGLLCGFILIFQGWRLDPILQFGQLLLVGTTVFFAVESIRLRSIATQQAKRNTPIVDEDRPVSNKYSYDRRYKAEVDAELDPLPYEEEEERPARPRIRGSRDERSPRDDYYEDQPPRRSERRSSQEKQEPPTDRGRRRSSGRPTTRSSERVDQEDWGSSPREVNDWDDSSSSGEVRKPPRRNNNAPQRPESRDEDVASRPRRRRPPSDSVPRRERDDDEAIPTDYVDYKPLEKPDEDEDNSTKFDNY, via the coding sequence ATGCTAAATTTTGGGCTGAACTCAGCCAGTATTCTGGCTCAGGTAAATTTCGGGACGAACTCAGCCAGTATTCTAGGAATTTTCCTGGCTGTGGCTGGGGCAGCACTATATTTTCTCCGGACTGTGCGCCCAGAACTGTCACGAGATCAAGATATCTTTTTTGCGGCGGTAGGCTTGCTTTGCGGCTTTATTTTGATTTTTCAAGGTTGGCGGCTAGACCCGATTTTGCAATTTGGTCAGCTGCTGTTAGTGGGTACGACTGTATTTTTTGCAGTGGAAAGTATTCGGTTGCGGAGTATAGCTACTCAGCAAGCTAAACGTAATACTCCTATTGTGGACGAAGACCGTCCAGTGAGCAACAAGTATTCTTATGATCGGCGCTATAAGGCGGAGGTGGATGCAGAGTTAGACCCTTTGCCCTATGAAGAAGAAGAGGAGCGCCCTGCACGCCCGCGGATTCGAGGGAGTAGAGATGAGCGATCGCCTCGTGATGATTATTATGAAGATCAACCCCCCCGCCGTTCTGAGCGCCGTAGTAGCCAAGAAAAACAGGAACCACCAACGGATAGAGGGCGACGTCGTAGCTCCGGACGTCCCACAACTCGTTCATCGGAGAGAGTTGATCAAGAAGATTGGGGTTCTAGTCCCAGAGAGGTTAATGACTGGGACGACTCGTCGTCGAGCGGGGAAGTGAGAAAACCCCCTCGTCGTAATAACAATGCACCCCAGCGTCCAGAAAGTCGTGATGAAGATGTTGCTTCTAGACCGAGAAGGCGTCGTCCACCAAGTGACTCGGTTCCTCGCCGGGAGCGTGATGATGATGAAGCCATACCAACTGATTATGTAGATTACAAACCACTGGAAAAACCAGATGAGGATGAAGATAATTCAACCAAATTTGATAATTATTAA
- a CDS encoding AbrB family transcriptional regulator, which produces MTETATAPLTGKALLAKVKELSSLPRRERAKQCGYYTVTKNNQVRVNLTDFYDALLSARGIPLSPEAPKDGRGREPTYRVSVHQNGQIVIGATYTKAMGLKPGDEFEIRLGYKHIHLIQLGETDKKLSSADIDVDDEADEEDLDEEE; this is translated from the coding sequence ATGACTGAAACCGCAACCGCACCATTAACCGGAAAAGCACTGCTTGCGAAAGTCAAAGAGCTTTCTAGCCTACCGCGTCGGGAAAGAGCTAAACAGTGCGGCTATTACACTGTGACTAAGAATAACCAAGTTCGTGTTAATCTCACTGATTTTTATGACGCTTTGCTATCGGCTAGAGGAATTCCCCTCAGTCCAGAAGCACCCAAAGATGGCCGCGGTCGTGAACCGACATACAGAGTTAGTGTGCATCAAAACGGTCAGATTGTGATTGGTGCGACATACACTAAAGCAATGGGTTTAAAGCCAGGAGATGAATTTGAAATCAGACTAGGATACAAGCATATCCACCTGATTCAACTTGGGGAAACTGACAAAAAATTAAGCTCTGCAGATATCGATGTAGACGACGAAGCAGATGAAGAAGATTTAGACGAAGAAGAGTAA
- the frr gene encoding ribosome recycling factor produces MKLAEAESTMQKTVEATQRAFNTIRTGRASASLLDKIAVEYYGSPTPLKSLANITTPDASTILIQPYERSSLNIIEKAISLSDLGLTPSNDGSVIRLNIPPLTSDRRKEFVKTAAKYAEEGRVSIRNIRRDALDSIRKQEKSAEISEDEARDQQDKLQKLTNKYTTRVDELLAEKEKDITTV; encoded by the coding sequence GTGAAATTAGCTGAAGCTGAAAGTACGATGCAAAAAACCGTTGAAGCAACTCAGCGGGCATTTAACACGATTCGCACTGGTCGCGCCAGTGCTAGTTTACTCGATAAAATAGCAGTAGAATACTACGGTTCACCCACTCCCCTGAAATCCCTGGCTAACATTACCACGCCAGACGCCTCGACTATTTTGATTCAACCATACGAGCGCAGTAGCTTGAACATCATCGAGAAAGCGATTTCTCTTTCTGACTTGGGTCTAACCCCCAGCAACGATGGTTCTGTGATTCGGCTGAACATTCCGCCCTTAACAAGCGATCGCCGCAAAGAATTCGTGAAAACTGCTGCCAAGTATGCTGAAGAAGGACGTGTGAGCATTCGCAACATCCGCCGCGACGCTCTCGATTCCATCCGCAAACAAGAAAAAAGTGCGGAAATTTCTGAAGATGAAGCACGGGATCAGCAAGACAAGCTGCAAAAACTGACAAATAAATACACCACCAGAGTAGATGAATTGCTGGCAGAAAAAGAAAAAGATATCACTACTGTCTAA
- a CDS encoding alpha/beta fold hydrolase: MTATTNAFTAPQTWIWQGFSICYQTQGTVGPAVILVHGFGASWWHWRHNIPELGKNFRVYAIDLIGFGSSAKPRPGEKIAYTLETWGQQVADFCREVVGEPAFLVGNSIGCIVAMQAAVSNPDIILGVALLNCSLRLLHDRKRVTLPWYRRFGAPVLQRLLSIPAVGTFFFNQVAKPKTVRKILLQAYANSTAVTDELVDILTAPASDPGAVAVFLAFTAYSTGPLPEDLLPQLPCPAIILWGTADPWEPVDLGKEFANYPQVEKFIRLEGVGHCPQDEAPELVNPILRDWIADVANRSA, from the coding sequence ATGACAGCAACTACAAACGCATTTACCGCACCGCAAACTTGGATTTGGCAAGGCTTTTCTATTTGCTACCAAACCCAGGGAACAGTTGGACCAGCAGTGATTCTGGTGCATGGCTTTGGGGCTTCGTGGTGGCACTGGCGACATAATATACCTGAGTTAGGAAAAAATTTCCGTGTTTATGCGATTGATTTAATTGGCTTTGGTAGTTCTGCTAAACCCCGACCAGGAGAAAAAATTGCTTATACCCTAGAAACCTGGGGACAGCAGGTAGCAGATTTTTGTCGAGAGGTAGTGGGTGAACCAGCTTTTTTAGTGGGAAACTCCATTGGCTGTATTGTCGCTATGCAAGCTGCAGTTAGCAATCCTGACATCATTTTAGGAGTAGCTCTACTCAACTGTTCATTACGGCTATTACACGATCGCAAACGGGTAACTTTACCGTGGTATCGTCGTTTTGGCGCACCTGTGCTGCAACGTTTATTATCTATCCCAGCGGTGGGTACGTTTTTTTTCAATCAAGTCGCCAAACCCAAGACCGTCAGGAAAATTCTCCTACAAGCTTATGCAAATTCAACAGCAGTAACAGACGAACTGGTTGATATATTAACAGCACCAGCCAGTGATCCGGGTGCAGTAGCCGTATTTTTAGCGTTTACTGCTTACTCCACCGGGCCTCTACCCGAAGACTTGCTACCGCAGCTACCTTGTCCAGCAATTATTTTATGGGGAACCGCTGACCCTTGGGAACCAGTGGATTTGGGTAAAGAGTTCGCCAATTATCCACAAGTAGAAAAGTTTATTCGTCTAGAAGGAGTGGGTCATTGTCCTCAAGATGAAGCGCCGGAATTAGTGAATCCAATTTTAAGAGATTGGATTGCAGATGTTGCTAACAGGTCGGCGTAA
- a CDS encoding CPBP family intramembrane glutamic endopeptidase, translating to MFFASIFITLSEPSADILLAFVKNVPVLFVVMAYFIVWILLWLPIAVVSAMIINWRPGKTLQPEQKIPLLIPLYLLAPLVLWGMNWLGLGSFSDYGLVSNFSIINSLVLGVSLGVLGLTVVFACQLYFGWCKIQQSNFQRLPPILLPTFLIALLVGGIEELIFRGFLFTELQQDYPVWIAAVISSLIFALLHLVWEQHETLPQLPGLWLMGMVLVLARFADRGNLGIAWGLHAGWVWAIATLDTAELITYTNQVSDWCTGKNNKPLAGLAGIVCVLGTGVILWLLPQYF from the coding sequence ATGTTTTTCGCGTCTATTTTCATCACTCTATCAGAGCCATCAGCCGACATCTTACTGGCATTTGTGAAAAATGTACCAGTATTGTTTGTGGTGATGGCTTATTTTATTGTTTGGATACTACTTTGGTTGCCAATTGCAGTTGTGTCAGCGATGATAATAAATTGGCGACCTGGGAAAACTTTACAACCAGAGCAAAAAATTCCCTTACTGATACCCCTGTATCTATTAGCCCCCTTAGTTTTATGGGGGATGAATTGGTTAGGATTGGGGTCATTTTCTGATTACGGTTTGGTCAGCAATTTCTCAATTATTAATTCTTTGGTATTGGGTGTTAGCTTGGGAGTACTGGGCTTGACAGTTGTATTTGCTTGTCAACTTTACTTTGGTTGGTGCAAAATACAGCAGTCTAATTTCCAGCGATTACCACCCATTTTGTTACCCACTTTTTTGATTGCGTTATTGGTGGGTGGGATAGAAGAGTTAATTTTTCGGGGCTTCCTATTTACTGAATTACAGCAAGATTATCCAGTTTGGATAGCAGCAGTAATTTCTAGCTTAATTTTCGCCTTGCTGCATTTGGTTTGGGAGCAACACGAAACTCTACCGCAGCTACCGGGACTATGGTTAATGGGGATGGTGTTAGTGTTGGCAAGGTTTGCTGATCGCGGTAATTTAGGAATAGCTTGGGGATTACATGCAGGGTGGGTATGGGCGATCGCCACTCTCGACACAGCAGAACTAATCACCTACACTAATCAAGTCTCAGACTGGTGCACAGGTAAAAATAACAAACCCCTAGCGGGTTTAGCTGGAATTGTTTGCGTCTTGGGAACTGGGGTGATTCTCTGGCTGCTTCCTCAGTATTTTTAA
- the pyrH gene encoding UMP kinase: MGTNYRRILLKLSGEALMGNMGYGIDPEVVKEIAQEVGEVVATGVQIAIVVGGGNIFRGVKAASAGMDRATADYIGMIATVMNAMTLQDSLERIGVQTRMQSAIAMQELAEPYIRRRAIRHLEKGRVVIFGAGSGNPFFTTDTAAALRAAEIDAEVIFKATKVDGVYDADPHIYPDAKRFTSLTYAHVLAKDLRVMDSTAIALCKENNIPILVFDLTVRGNIYRAVLGESIGTLVGGSCEIS; this comes from the coding sequence ATGGGAACGAATTACCGACGGATTTTACTCAAACTGAGCGGTGAAGCCTTAATGGGCAACATGGGCTATGGGATTGATCCAGAAGTGGTCAAAGAAATCGCCCAAGAAGTAGGAGAGGTGGTAGCCACTGGCGTGCAAATCGCCATTGTTGTTGGTGGTGGCAATATTTTCCGCGGCGTGAAAGCGGCGTCAGCGGGGATGGATCGAGCAACCGCCGACTACATCGGGATGATTGCCACGGTAATGAATGCCATGACGCTACAAGACTCGCTAGAGCGAATAGGGGTACAGACGCGAATGCAAAGTGCGATCGCAATGCAAGAATTAGCGGAACCTTATATTCGTCGTCGAGCCATCCGTCACCTGGAAAAAGGGCGGGTGGTAATTTTTGGTGCAGGTTCGGGAAATCCCTTCTTTACCACTGACACAGCTGCAGCCCTCAGAGCCGCAGAAATCGATGCAGAAGTGATTTTTAAAGCCACCAAGGTAGACGGCGTGTATGATGCTGACCCCCATATCTACCCTGACGCCAAACGATTTACTAGCCTGACATACGCTCACGTTTTGGCTAAAGATTTACGGGTCATGGATTCAACGGCGATCGCTTTATGTAAAGAAAATAATATCCCCATTCTTGTATTTGACCTCACGGTGCGAGGTAATATCTACCGTGCAGTCCTAGGAGAATCTATCGGTACCCTTGTGGGAGGTTCTTGTGAAATTAGCTGA
- a CDS encoding TolB family protein yields the protein MTRPIFISVFSCLCLLTGCVGYPRLLSYPFDPGGRSLNSLASESNPGISGRYIVLTSDRRGSQDVYLFDRLTSSVIDLPGLNSLDAIATHPSVSENGRYIVFAVSRQGRSAIVLYDRETRQSRNLTANLQAEIRHPTISADGSRIAFESSNNGQWDILVYDRSGRPLNIPQDPR from the coding sequence ATGACCCGCCCTATTTTTATCTCTGTTTTTTCTTGTTTATGCTTATTAACTGGTTGTGTTGGCTACCCACGGCTGCTGAGTTATCCTTTTGATCCGGGAGGTAGAAGTCTCAATAGTCTGGCTTCGGAATCAAATCCCGGAATTTCTGGCAGATATATTGTTTTGACCAGTGACCGTAGGGGTAGCCAAGATGTTTATTTATTTGATCGGCTGACTAGCAGTGTCATTGATTTACCGGGATTAAATTCCTTAGATGCGATCGCCACTCATCCCAGTGTTTCTGAGAACGGTCGCTACATTGTGTTTGCAGTTAGTCGTCAAGGGCGATCGGCTATTGTTCTTTACGATCGCGAAACGCGCCAATCACGGAATTTGACTGCTAATCTGCAAGCAGAAATTCGCCATCCCACGATCAGCGCTGATGGTAGTAGAATTGCCTTCGAGTCTAGTAACAACGGACAGTGGGATATTTTAGTTTATGACCGTTCGGGAAGACCATTGAATATCCCACAAGATCCTAGGTAA
- the psbX gene encoding photosystem II reaction center X protein — MTPALANFLWSLFWGTVIVVIPVIVGLIFISQKDKIQRS, encoded by the coding sequence ATGACGCCTGCTTTAGCAAATTTCCTTTGGAGTCTATTTTGGGGCACTGTAATTGTCGTGATTCCAGTGATAGTTGGGTTGATTTTCATTAGCCAAAAAGATAAAATCCAGCGTTCATAA
- a CDS encoding thioredoxin family protein — protein sequence MTILETIDTPIGSYAPDFELPGIDHQVHHLSRYLNKFRAVGVVSMCNRCPYVELYLEKLKSIQAEFSQVDFTLIGLNGSEASGDARSSLENMKAFAQSHNLNFPYLWDPTQDVTRSFGAHKTPMAFLIDSRGVVRYKGQIDASYKNPLTAAEDYLRNAIACLLQDQEIRYPETEVIGTPLIWRD from the coding sequence ATGACCATACTAGAAACAATCGACACTCCAATCGGCAGCTATGCACCAGACTTTGAACTGCCAGGAATTGATCATCAGGTACACCATCTCAGCCGCTATCTGAATAAGTTCCGCGCAGTCGGCGTCGTCTCTATGTGTAACCGCTGCCCTTATGTAGAGTTATATCTAGAAAAATTAAAAAGCATTCAAGCGGAATTTAGTCAAGTCGATTTTACATTAATTGGCTTGAATGGCAGTGAAGCTAGTGGAGATGCTCGCTCCAGCCTCGAAAACATGAAAGCTTTCGCCCAAAGTCACAATTTGAACTTCCCCTATCTCTGGGACCCCACTCAAGATGTGACCAGAAGCTTTGGTGCTCATAAAACACCGATGGCTTTCTTAATAGATAGTCGTGGTGTAGTTCGCTACAAAGGACAAATAGACGCCAGCTACAAAAATCCCTTAACAGCGGCAGAAGATTATCTGCGAAATGCGATCGCCTGTCTGTTGCAGGATCAAGAAATCCGTTATCCAGAAACAGAAGTCATCGGTACGCCATTGATATGGCGTGATTAG
- a CDS encoding geranylgeranyl reductase family protein codes for MYDCIIVGAGPAGGTAAYHLAKQGRSVLVLEKESLPRYKPCGGGVSPAIAQWFDFDFSPAISVKVDSLRFTWKLGDPVEAKIGIKEPVWMVRRDVFDHFLIQQAQKQGAELQDNTTVTGIEFKGDSWQVNTANGSMSGRYLIAADGAKGSMAKWLGFKDRKRRLAGALEAEVLADVENKSTAHFEFGLIKNGYIWNFPKAEGYSIGVGTFFGNEPQDFKKILDEYAQSFNVDVKTSKQYGHPLCLWDGNQKLHTQNAVLAGEAACVVDPMTAEGIRPSIFSGLLAANAINEALAGDINALEKYSDAVNEQWGVDMAWAQKLAGAFYRFPSVGYKVGVKRPSSPQVMGKILCGELRYADVANRALKRLIPGFGG; via the coding sequence ATGTACGACTGCATCATCGTCGGCGCAGGGCCAGCAGGTGGAACGGCTGCCTATCATTTAGCCAAACAGGGACGCTCAGTGTTAGTGTTGGAAAAGGAATCACTACCCAGATATAAACCTTGTGGTGGGGGTGTATCACCGGCGATCGCTCAATGGTTTGACTTTGACTTTAGCCCCGCAATTTCTGTCAAAGTGGACTCATTGCGTTTCACCTGGAAATTAGGCGACCCCGTAGAAGCAAAAATCGGCATCAAAGAACCAGTTTGGATGGTGCGACGAGATGTTTTTGACCATTTTTTAATTCAGCAAGCCCAAAAACAAGGCGCCGAATTACAAGACAATACAACCGTTACTGGTATTGAATTTAAAGGCGACTCTTGGCAAGTTAACACAGCTAATGGCTCAATGAGTGGTCGCTACCTAATCGCCGCTGACGGTGCTAAGGGTTCAATGGCGAAATGGCTAGGCTTCAAAGACCGGAAACGTCGTTTAGCCGGCGCCTTGGAAGCCGAAGTGCTTGCAGATGTAGAGAACAAATCTACAGCACACTTTGAATTTGGCTTGATCAAAAACGGTTATATTTGGAATTTCCCCAAAGCTGAGGGTTATTCCATTGGTGTCGGCACATTTTTTGGTAATGAACCCCAAGATTTTAAGAAGATTTTGGACGAATACGCCCAGTCTTTTAACGTTGATGTTAAAACCAGCAAACAATATGGTCATCCGCTTTGTCTATGGGATGGCAATCAAAAGTTACATACTCAAAATGCAGTTTTAGCCGGGGAAGCAGCTTGTGTAGTTGACCCGATGACAGCAGAAGGTATCCGCCCCTCAATTTTTAGTGGTTTGCTAGCAGCAAACGCCATTAATGAAGCCCTTGCTGGTGATATCAACGCTTTAGAAAAATATAGCGATGCCGTTAATGAACAATGGGGCGTTGATATGGCTTGGGCACAAAAACTAGCAGGAGCGTTTTATCGCTTTCCCAGTGTCGGTTACAAAGTTGGTGTCAAACGCCCCTCTAGTCCCCAGGTTATGGGTAAAATCTTGTGTGGTGAACTGCGTTACGCAGACGTGGCTAATCGCGCCCTCAAGCGTTTAATTCCTGGTTTTGGTGGCTAG